In the genome of Noviherbaspirillum saxi, the window AAGAGTCGATCGAGGCTGCTCGTACGGTCGTTCGTAGTCGAGCGAAACGTCTGGGTATCCAAAGCGACCTGTTCAGCAAGAGCGACATCCATATTCACGTGCCGGAGGGGGCGACTCCGAAAGATGGACCATCCGCCGGTATCGCGATGACTACGGCGCTAGTGTCGGTCTTGACTGGTATTCCGGTGCGCGCGGATGTGGCCATGACGGGTGAAATTACTCTCCGTGGAGAAGTCCTTCCCATTGGTGGCCTGAAGGAAAAGCTGCTGGCGGCACATCGTGGCGGAATCAAGACTGCCCTGATTCCGGAACAGAATGTCAAAGACCTCGCCGATATTCCGGACAACGTCAAAAACAAACTGGAAATCATTCCGGTGCGCTGGATTGACAAGGTCCTCGAAGTTGCCTTGGAGCGTCAACCGACTGCGTTGAGCGATGTCGATGCACCGGTAGATACTGCGGTGACAGCAAGTACCGGGCAAACCGACCCAAATGTTGTCAAGCACTAAGCGGTTCCGGTTCTTGCAAGACAACACCAAAAAACGCGCCAGCAATGGCGCGTTTTTTATTGCCGGCACGCCGCTATCAGCCAAATTAACTTAATCGAAAATGGCGTTCGATAAACGCGCAGATTCGTATGATGACTGCTTGACACAAGACTTTGTGACTTGTTAAATAACCCATGCAGAAATTTCTCTTCTGCATGTCTTATACCAATTCCGACCAGTAGCGTAACGTAATATATGACATCGATGGGTTTGTTTGACTGGCAAGGCGCAGAAGGAATCAATAACATTGCTATTGACGACGAGTGCAACGCAGCCATGCCGACAAATCCATCGATGTCATGCCGCGTTATGGCTACGGATTGGTATTAACTAACATTGCACCGGCACGATAAAACAAGATAAATGCACGGTGCAAATTCCAACTTCAAAGAGGGGACCTTAGTGAATAAAACAGAATTGATTGACCATATTGCAGGTACAGCCGACATTTCGAAAGCAGCGGCAACGCGCGCACTCGACGCAATGATAGGTGCCGTCAAAACCACACTGAAGAAAAATGGTTCCGTCACCCTGGTCGGCTTCGGTACGTTCATGGTTGGCAAACGCGCAGCGCGCACTGGGCGCAACCCGCGCACTGGTGACGCAATCAAGATCAAGGCGGCCAAAGTGCCGAAGTTCCGTCCTGGCAAAGGACTGAAGGATGCGCTCAATTGATTGATCTGATCTGATCACGTAATCGCATGCCTGACTGCACAATCTAACATTTAGTAGTGCAACAAAATAAAAGATCCTATATAATCTTGTTTTTCTCGACGTGGTGACAAACGTCCAGGAAGTTTGGCTGACTAAGTGTGGATCCGGGTGCTTAGCTCAGTTGGTAGAGCGGCGCCCTTACAAGGCGTAGGTCGGGAGTTCGAGCCTCTCAGCACCCACCAAGCAGCCAAGCATGCAGCAAAAATTAGGAGTGGTAGTTCAGTCGGTTAGAATACCGGCCTGTCACGCCGGGGGTCGCGGGTTCGAGTCCCGTCCACTCCGCCAAAAACCGAAAAAAGGCGAACGTAAGTTCGCCTTTTTTCATATGCGGCAATGCTTTTGCTTAGACGGCGTTCTATGCTGTAAAGGGCCATGCAAGCCGGTCCGCGCAAACAGTGTTATCGCAATCCGTATCTTATGGACTGAACATGTTTGAATTCATTCGTACCCATCGGCGCCTCATGCAGTTTGCGCTGCTGCTGTTTATATTCCCTTCCTTTGCATTTTTCGGACTTGAAGGCTACACCCAGTTCCGCGAAGGTGGCGACGCAGTCGCCAAGGTGGCGGGGCAATCCATTACCCAACAGGAATTCGACAATGCCCAACGCGAACAGATGGAACGCCTTCGGCAAATGTTCGGTGGTCAGTTCGACCCCAAGTTGCTGGACACGCCGGAGGCGCGGCAAAACGTTCTCGATGGCCTGATCGCACAGCGCGTAATGGCATCCGAGGCTGCAAAGAATCACCTGTCGGTCAGCGATCAGGCATTGCAGCAGACAATCCTTGCCATTCCGGGTATGACTGGTCCCGACGGAAAATTCGATGTGGAACGCTACAAGTCCTTGCTTGCCGCTCAGGGGATGACCCCGACCATGTATGAAGCACGGTTGCGGCAGGATCTGACGCTTCAACAAGTCAACGCGGGTGTGCAAGCAAGCGCGTTTGCGCCGAAGACCGTTGCCGGCCGTTTATCGGACCTGAACGATCAGGAACGTGAGGTTCAGGAAGTATTGTTCAAGGCGTCTGATTTCGTGTCTCAGGTCAAGGTAACGGATGACATGCTGAAAGCGTATTACGAGAAAAATGCGAAGCAGTTTGAAATTCCGGAACTGGTAAAAGCAGAATACGCCGTTCTCAATAGCGATGCTGTCGCCGCGCAAATTACCGTCAGTGACGCAGACATCAAATCCTATTACGACCAGAATGCTTCACGGTATACCGAAGAAGAACAGCGCCGCGCAAGCCATATCCTCATCAAGGCCGACAAGGGTGCATCGGCGGCAGACAAGAGCGCTGCAAAGGAAAAAGCGGAAAAGCTGCTGGTTCAGGCACGCAAGAATCCGGCTGACTTCGCAAAACTTGCAAAGGAACATTCGCAAGATCCGGGTTCGGCAGAGCGTGGCGGCGATCTCGATTTCTTTGGCAAGGGCATGATGGTCAAGCCCTTCGAAGACACAGTGTTCAAACTCAAGCAGGGCGAGATCAGCGATGTTGTCGAGTCCGATTTTGGCTATCACATCATTCAGTTGACCGGAGTAAAAGCTGCAACAGCGAAATCCCTGGACGAAGTAAAAAGCCAGATTGCCGCAGATATCAAGAAACAGCTTGCCGCCAAAAGATTTACCGAACTGGCCGAGCAGTTCACCAACACTGTCTATGAGCAATCTGAAAGCCTGAAGCCTGTTACCGACAAGCTGAAACTGAAGATAGAAAACGTCGATGGCTTGACCCGCGTGCCGAATCCAACCGCGGCGCCGACAGCTCCATATAACAATCCGAAATTCCTCGCTGCGCTGTTTTCCGATGAGGCGGTGAAGAATAAGCGCAATACCGAAGCCGTAGAGGTGTCACCCAATACCTTGATCGCAGGGCGAGTCCTCGAATACAAACCGGTCAGTAAACGTCCGTTTGAAGAGGTCCAGGCAATCGTGCGAGAGCGTGTGGTCCAGGAGGAGGCGGCGGCTTTGGCGAAAAAAGCTGGCGAGGCGAAACTCGCTGCGGTGAAAGCCGGTAGCGACACCGCTGGCTTCGGCCAGGCGAAGACCGTGTCCCGCGCCAAGGCGGAAGGCATGAACGGTGCGGCACTGTCGGCAGTAATGAAAGCCGATACGAGTAAGCTTCCTGCCTATGTGGGCGTTGATCTGGGCGCGCAAGGATACGGCGTTTACCGCATCAACAAGGTGGCGCAGCCGGCAAATCCGGACGTGGCACGCCGCCAGGCAGAACAGCAACAGATTGCAGGCGCATTGGCCCAACAGGAAGCCCTGGCCTATCTGGAGGCGTTAAAGAAGAAAGCAAAGGTCGAAATACTGAAGCCGGTGGCTTCGTCCAACAACGCAGAAACTGCTGATACGAAATAATTGCAGGCTGCATGCCTTGAAAAAAACCGCTCGTTATCACGAGCGGTTTTTTATGTTCAAAGCAACTCTGCAGCAGAAAGAAATTCCATTTACTTGCCCAGCAACGGCTTCAGATAAGGCCAGATATTTTCCAGAATGATTGGCTGCGCCTCAGCCAGTGGATGTATGCGGTCGGACTGGAACAGCTTGGGCTGATTGGCGACACCTTGCAGTAAAAATGGTGCGAACGAAATCTTTGTTTCCTTCGAAAGTTTTTCATACATGCCCGAGAATTTTTGTGTGTATTCACGGCCGTAGTTGGGGGGGATCTGCATCCCTACAAGAAGCACGTTGGCTTTCGCCTTGCGCGAGGCATTGATCATGTCACGCAGATTCCCCTCCGCCGATGCAACCGGTAGTCCACGCAAACCATCATTGGCACCCAGTTCGACGATCACGATATCCGGTCGATGCTGACCGAGGAGGGCGGGTAGCCGCGCCTTGCCTCCGCTAGTGGTTTCGCCGCTGATGCTTGCATTGACAATGACCGCGTCGATTTTCGATTGCTTGAGGCGTTGTTCAAGCAAACTTACCCAGCCGCTGCCGCGTGCGAGGCCGTACTCCGCCGACAGGCTATCACCGAGCACAAGCACGGTTTTTGATGCAGAATAGGCGCACGTTGCAAAGAAGAAGAACGACAGCGCCGCCAGCCATCTTAAGTTATTAATCCCGGATTTATATTTCTTACCATTATCACGCATGCCTGGACCTTCCTTAACACCTGCAATTGAAGTCGTTCGATTGAGCAAGCGCGTCACCGATGCAACGGGCGAGCTAACCATCTTGAGTGGTATCGATTTTACCGTCCGTCCAGGAGAGACGCTCGCAATCGTAGGCGCGTCCGGATCCGGCAAGTCCACCTTGCTTGGTTTGCTTGCCGGCCTCGACATGCCTACCGAAGGAACGGTAAAGCTGGACGGCGTCGATATTTTTGCATTGGATGAAGACGGACGTGCCGGCTTGCGTCAAGCCAAGCTGGGATTTGTATTCCAGTCTTTCCAGTTGCTTGCCCATCTCACCGCCCTTGAAAACGTCATGCTCCCGCTGGAGCTCAGGCGCGATGACGAGGCCAGATCGAAGGCGGAAGCAATGCTCGGCCGGGTTGGGCTTTCCAGCCGATTACGGCACTATCCAAAATTCCTGTCGGGCGGCGAACAGCAACGTGTCGCGCTCGCACGCGCATTTGTGACAACTCCGCCTCTCTTGTTCGCGGATGAGCCCACAGGAAGTCTGGATGCCGCTACTGGCGACTCCGTTATCAAGTTGATGTTCGAGCTCAATGAAGAACGCGGCTCGACCCTTGTGCTGGTCACGCACGATCCGTCGATCGCCGCGCGGTGCAAGCGAACCATCACCATTTCCGCCGGTCGCCTTACCTGAAAAGTCGGTTGCGAAAAGCTGCGCACTACAAGGCGGCCTGCCTGTGCATGCGGCGATGCTCGACGTAGGCGATTCCCATTCCGCTTGCGCAGATAATACCGATGCCAAGGGCGGTCAAGGTATCGGGCAATTGATTGAACACCAGCCAGCCCATTCCCGTCGCTGAAATAATCTGCAGATAGAAGAACGGCGTCAGCAGCGAGGCTTCCGCATGCTTGTAGGCGCTGTTGACGAAATAATGTCCGACCGTGCTGGTGATGCCGGTCGACGCAAGGATCAGCCATTCGCGTGTGGTCGGCATATGGGATGACCAGAAAAATGGAACGATCAGCGTGCTGGCAATCATGCCGACCAAGCCTCCGTAGAATAACGTCACTAATGGATGGTCGGTCTGGTTGGTCTTGCGGGTCAGTACCGATACGCCGGCGAAGATGATGGCGGATGCGGCGCCAAGCAGTACACCTGCCGGCACGATCCCTCCGCCCGGACGCATCACGATCAGCATGCCGATAAA includes:
- a CDS encoding HU family DNA-binding protein codes for the protein MNKTELIDHIAGTADISKAAATRALDAMIGAVKTTLKKNGSVTLVGFGTFMVGKRAARTGRNPRTGDAIKIKAAKVPKFRPGKGLKDALN
- a CDS encoding SurA N-terminal domain-containing protein, which gives rise to MFEFIRTHRRLMQFALLLFIFPSFAFFGLEGYTQFREGGDAVAKVAGQSITQQEFDNAQREQMERLRQMFGGQFDPKLLDTPEARQNVLDGLIAQRVMASEAAKNHLSVSDQALQQTILAIPGMTGPDGKFDVERYKSLLAAQGMTPTMYEARLRQDLTLQQVNAGVQASAFAPKTVAGRLSDLNDQEREVQEVLFKASDFVSQVKVTDDMLKAYYEKNAKQFEIPELVKAEYAVLNSDAVAAQITVSDADIKSYYDQNASRYTEEEQRRASHILIKADKGASAADKSAAKEKAEKLLVQARKNPADFAKLAKEHSQDPGSAERGGDLDFFGKGMMVKPFEDTVFKLKQGEISDVVESDFGYHIIQLTGVKAATAKSLDEVKSQIAADIKKQLAAKRFTELAEQFTNTVYEQSESLKPVTDKLKLKIENVDGLTRVPNPTAAPTAPYNNPKFLAALFSDEAVKNKRNTEAVEVSPNTLIAGRVLEYKPVSKRPFEEVQAIVRERVVQEEAAALAKKAGEAKLAAVKAGSDTAGFGQAKTVSRAKAEGMNGAALSAVMKADTSKLPAYVGVDLGAQGYGVYRINKVAQPANPDVARRQAEQQQIAGALAQQEALAYLEALKKKAKVEILKPVASSNNAETADTK
- a CDS encoding arylesterase — encoded protein: MRDNGKKYKSGINNLRWLAALSFFFFATCAYSASKTVLVLGDSLSAEYGLARGSGWVSLLEQRLKQSKIDAVIVNASISGETTSGGKARLPALLGQHRPDIVIVELGANDGLRGLPVASAEGNLRDMINASRKAKANVLLVGMQIPPNYGREYTQKFSGMYEKLSKETKISFAPFLLQGVANQPKLFQSDRIHPLAEAQPIILENIWPYLKPLLGK
- a CDS encoding ABC transporter ATP-binding protein, which codes for MPGPSLTPAIEVVRLSKRVTDATGELTILSGIDFTVRPGETLAIVGASGSGKSTLLGLLAGLDMPTEGTVKLDGVDIFALDEDGRAGLRQAKLGFVFQSFQLLAHLTALENVMLPLELRRDDEARSKAEAMLGRVGLSSRLRHYPKFLSGGEQQRVALARAFVTTPPLLFADEPTGSLDAATGDSVIKLMFELNEERGSTLVLVTHDPSIAARCKRTITISAGRLT
- a CDS encoding DMT family transporter codes for the protein MHNATSRANLWLGIACLVAGQWTLTLLDTAGKLLTQAGYHVVMIAWMRYTINTVFMAATLAPLYYRKTGRSILATQRPGLQIFRAAMLLFSTIVFFSVLKIVPLSEGTAMNFCAPLIVLAVSPWLLKEKSYPSRWVAVGIGFIGMLIVMRPGGGIVPAGVLLGAASAIIFAGVSVLTRKTNQTDHPLVTLFYGGLVGMIASTLIVPFFWSSHMPTTREWLILASTGITSTVGHYFVNSAYKHAEASLLTPFFYLQIISATGMGWLVFNQLPDTLTALGIGIICASGMGIAYVEHRRMHRQAAL